One stretch of Nitratiruptor tergarcus DSM 16512 DNA includes these proteins:
- a CDS encoding chemotaxis protein CheW, producing MKTTVIKFRIDNQVYVIPTDYIKQIFYAQKIVSMLHMNDYVIGSVQQGISHYLLLCLKKILNINECKEIINKPVLLLEFQNNAYAFLIDEILALEEFDQNSSRAGSLYEKDDVVFQELPLQHILQSLTFPPLQQSEEKKVSQNTKEHFRPLLLFTLQNRLYAIDNSFIHSIVPITNIDLVQQFQQEWIAGIYNFKNSALKVADLAKKLSLESSKEGSVIILQDDSQVLGLLIERIEGLLDIAYEDIIIESDPQQLFEGYFHYQNSIIPIISSSIIQDSIKKYGLLINTHNTSVKKEYRYEEDFLLISLFQEDYAVPIDNIITILELSKTDITNNALTTHENIQGLILYKNKTYHLLNIAKMLKKDFIPTDESKILIIKTNERHEYAIIVDSIKDIVSVSKAHIAYLPNTTSLSAGIVTLDTKSFNLFNIGWKTFN from the coding sequence ATGAAAACAACAGTTATAAAATTTCGCATAGATAATCAAGTATATGTCATTCCAACTGATTATATAAAACAGATCTTTTATGCACAAAAAATCGTCTCTATGCTTCACATGAATGATTATGTAATTGGCAGCGTACAGCAAGGTATCTCACACTATCTTCTTCTTTGCCTTAAAAAGATTCTTAATATAAATGAATGTAAGGAGATAATAAATAAACCTGTATTGCTTTTAGAGTTCCAAAATAATGCTTATGCGTTTTTGATTGATGAAATTTTAGCCTTAGAAGAGTTTGATCAAAATAGCTCGAGAGCAGGTAGTCTTTATGAAAAAGATGATGTTGTGTTTCAGGAACTACCTCTCCAACATATCCTTCAATCTCTTACTTTTCCACCGCTGCAGCAAAGCGAAGAAAAAAAAGTTTCCCAAAATACAAAAGAGCATTTTCGGCCACTGCTTCTTTTTACTTTACAAAACAGACTCTATGCTATAGATAACAGTTTTATTCACTCTATTGTTCCTATAACAAATATAGATCTCGTACAACAATTTCAACAAGAATGGATAGCTGGAATCTATAATTTTAAAAATAGCGCTCTTAAAGTTGCTGATTTGGCTAAAAAACTCTCTTTAGAGTCATCAAAAGAGGGTTCTGTCATCATTTTACAAGATGATTCACAAGTACTTGGACTTTTAATAGAGCGAATTGAAGGGCTTTTAGATATCGCTTATGAAGATATTATAATTGAGAGCGATCCACAACAACTCTTTGAAGGGTATTTTCACTATCAAAACAGTATTATTCCAATTATCTCTTCATCTATTATTCAAGATAGTATTAAAAAGTATGGACTTTTAATAAATACCCATAACACTTCTGTAAAAAAAGAGTACAGGTATGAAGAAGATTTTCTACTTATTTCACTCTTTCAAGAAGATTATGCTGTACCTATTGATAATATTATCACTATTTTAGAGCTTTCCAAAACTGATATCACCAATAATGCATTAACTACACATGAAAATATACAAGGACTTATACTCTATAAAAACAAAACCTACCATCTCTTAAATATTGCAAAAATGCTCAAAAAAGATTTTATCCCAACTGATGAATCAAAAATTTTAATTATTAAGACTAACGAAAGACATGAATACGCTATTATTGTTGATAGTATCAAAGATATTGTCTCTGTCTCTAAAGCACATATTGCTTATCTTCCAAATACAACATCACTGAGTGCAGGTATTGTTACTTTAGATACCAAATCATTCAATCTCTTTAATATAGGGTGGAAAACATTCAATTAG
- a CDS encoding DNA polymerase Y family protein has protein sequence MKIHLDLDAFFISAERIRKLSLRNIPAAVGGRGDPFIFNSFNKNIDTTHANSGAFVPSIMYDAKNSFEEYFIEGEKIRGIIITASYEARKYGIKTGMTIREALQIYPSLQVVPPNHLYYHELSHKLHLFLKKELPAVEQFSIDEFFADLSGWVDESEIEPFLHSLQQKIFKTFHLPISIGAAKSKWTAKLATSFAKPHGIKVVRDVEQFISPILIDQFPGIGRGYCKRLRNYGIKTLGETKEIKDLFYSWKKPGITLYKRIWGIDNEPINHKSPKKSVGISRTIDPLIDRQELQRRIIILARHLAFSVAKLRLTPKFYLLSLKYENGSKAKAHTLSHKIFSEQLLKNIALELLAVCDILPVEPVIRISLHCSRFYDQKLYNIFTYEGDKKLYNLFNSTNIIRKKFGIDKIMWGIEMQGGKAAMENS, from the coding sequence ATGAAAATCCATCTCGATCTTGATGCATTTTTCATATCAGCTGAACGCATTCGTAAGCTAAGTCTACGTAATATCCCTGCAGCTGTGGGAGGAAGGGGAGATCCCTTTATATTTAATAGTTTTAATAAAAATATAGATACAACCCATGCTAATAGTGGTGCCTTTGTGCCTTCTATTATGTATGATGCTAAAAACAGTTTTGAAGAGTATTTTATTGAAGGAGAGAAAATTCGAGGTATTATCATCACTGCAAGTTATGAAGCAAGAAAATATGGCATCAAAACCGGTATGACTATACGAGAAGCTCTCCAGATATATCCTTCGTTGCAAGTAGTCCCACCAAATCATCTCTACTACCATGAACTCTCACACAAACTCCATCTATTTCTCAAAAAAGAGCTCCCAGCAGTTGAGCAGTTTAGCATTGATGAGTTTTTTGCAGATCTCAGTGGGTGGGTAGATGAGAGTGAAATAGAGCCATTTCTCCACTCTCTCCAACAAAAAATTTTTAAAACCTTTCATCTTCCTATCTCCATAGGAGCTGCTAAGAGTAAATGGACAGCAAAACTCGCTACATCTTTTGCCAAACCTCACGGCATAAAAGTAGTGCGTGATGTAGAGCAATTTATATCTCCTATTCTTATCGATCAATTTCCAGGTATTGGAAGAGGCTATTGCAAACGCCTACGCAATTACGGTATTAAGACTTTAGGAGAGACAAAGGAAATAAAAGATCTCTTTTACAGCTGGAAAAAACCGGGTATCACCCTTTATAAAAGAATATGGGGTATTGATAACGAGCCAATAAATCACAAAAGCCCTAAAAAGTCTGTCGGTATATCGCGTACCATCGATCCACTCATCGATCGCCAAGAGCTGCAACGCCGTATAATTATTCTGGCTCGCCATTTAGCTTTTAGTGTCGCAAAACTACGTCTTACACCAAAGTTTTATCTTTTAAGCTTGAAATATGAAAATGGAAGCAAAGCAAAAGCTCATACTCTCTCACACAAAATCTTTAGCGAGCAATTACTCAAAAACATCGCTTTAGAACTTTTAGCTGTGTGTGACATATTACCAGTAGAGCCAGTTATTCGGATATCTTTGCACTGCTCGAGATTTTACGATCAAAAACTCTACAATATTTTCACATATGAGGGTGATAAAAAGTTGTACAATCTCTTCAATTCTACCAATATCATAAGAAAAAAGTTTGGAATAGATAAGATAATGTGGGGGATAGAGATGCAAGGCGGCAAAGCCGCCATGGAGAATAGTTAG
- a CDS encoding polysaccharide biosynthesis protein produces the protein MRKNHNSLLKPTTAKRVLFFIIADAIFSLLSLLLAYTLRYSFSIPPIAWHDFWKIYLVITFIKIVFLYLFKQYHFTWRYYGLSEARKLLLALIGAYSVAIFLLFPLHEKVLLFPRSALFIDFFLSLVFLAAVRIAKRVWIESTKHKSIKTCAIYGISPNTKNLIDAFFSGELDYKPLAIIDNNRSGNFLSSIPILSEEKFWQHLTPDALIIATKLEPKKLQDLEKKAKEHGIDEIKIATLTKEPLRNLEIEDLLARKPRDLDSKAIGEFIKNKRVLITGAGGSIGSELVQQCFAYGAKEVIGVEISEYNLYVISEKHPSLIPYLCDVTQYNEIASIIQKYKPDIILHAAAYKHVPLAELNPQATVKNNILGTKNCIDAAIAHEVPHFVLISTDKAVNPTNIMGATKRVCELYAQSVPSHNTTICAVRFGNVLGSSGSVIPKFKAQIEQGGPITVTHPEITRYFMLTSEACQLVLQAATIAKGKEIFILDMGEPVKIVDLAKKMMEIYNKEVPIKFIGLRPGEKLYEEILLEGAEEPTRYESIYIAKPDPIDFAKLKEKIEKLLQTQDPQKIITLLQELVPEFHHTPHR, from the coding sequence ATGCGAAAAAATCATAACAGTTTGTTAAAACCAACAACAGCTAAGAGAGTCCTTTTTTTTATAATTGCAGATGCAATTTTTTCACTTTTATCTCTTCTTTTAGCCTATACTCTCCGTTATAGTTTTTCTATTCCTCCTATTGCTTGGCACGATTTTTGGAAGATCTATCTTGTTATAACTTTCATAAAAATTGTTTTTCTCTACCTCTTTAAGCAGTACCACTTTACTTGGCGCTACTATGGTCTTAGTGAAGCGCGCAAACTTCTATTAGCACTCATAGGAGCGTACAGCGTTGCTATTTTCCTTCTTTTTCCTTTACATGAAAAAGTATTGCTTTTCCCTCGCAGCGCACTTTTTATAGATTTTTTCCTCTCCCTTGTCTTTTTAGCAGCTGTTCGCATTGCAAAAAGAGTATGGATAGAATCGACAAAACATAAAAGTATCAAAACATGTGCCATTTATGGTATATCACCCAACACAAAAAACCTCATTGATGCATTCTTTAGTGGTGAACTTGACTACAAACCCCTTGCAATCATCGATAATAACAGATCTGGCAACTTCCTTAGCTCTATACCGATTCTCTCTGAAGAGAAATTTTGGCAGCATCTCACTCCAGATGCACTTATAATTGCTACAAAACTGGAGCCTAAAAAATTACAAGATCTTGAAAAAAAAGCAAAAGAGCATGGTATTGATGAGATAAAGATCGCAACTCTTACAAAAGAGCCTCTACGTAATCTTGAAATTGAAGATCTCCTTGCAAGAAAACCGAGAGATTTGGACAGTAAAGCAATTGGAGAGTTTATAAAAAACAAGCGCGTGCTCATCACAGGTGCTGGCGGGAGTATCGGAAGCGAATTAGTGCAACAATGTTTTGCATATGGAGCAAAAGAGGTAATAGGTGTTGAAATAAGTGAATACAATCTCTATGTAATTAGTGAAAAACACCCTTCACTTATTCCATATCTATGCGATGTGACACAGTATAATGAAATTGCATCTATCATTCAAAAGTACAAACCTGATATTATTTTACACGCTGCAGCTTATAAGCATGTTCCCCTTGCTGAACTTAACCCCCAGGCAACTGTGAAAAATAATATTTTAGGTACTAAAAACTGTATTGATGCTGCAATTGCGCATGAAGTACCCCATTTTGTACTCATCTCAACAGATAAAGCTGTTAATCCAACAAATATCATGGGAGCTACAAAACGTGTTTGTGAACTTTATGCTCAAAGTGTACCATCACACAATACTACAATCTGCGCTGTACGTTTTGGGAACGTACTTGGCAGTAGTGGAAGCGTTATACCAAAATTTAAAGCCCAAATTGAGCAAGGAGGACCTATTACTGTCACGCACCCAGAAATTACTCGCTACTTTATGCTCACAAGTGAAGCTTGCCAACTCGTTTTACAGGCTGCAACTATCGCAAAGGGTAAAGAGATATTTATTCTAGATATGGGTGAGCCTGTTAAAATAGTAGATCTTGCAAAAAAGATGATGGAGATTTACAATAAAGAGGTACCTATCAAATTTATTGGACTTCGTCCAGGAGAGAAGCTTTATGAAGAGATTCTCTTAGAAGGGGCAGAAGAACCAACACGCTATGAATCAATCTATATTGCTAAACCAGATCCAATTGATTTTGCAAAACTTAAAGAAAAGATAGAAAAGCTGCTACAAACACAGGATCCACAAAAAATTATCACTCTTCTACAAGAGCTCGTGCCTGAATTTCACCACACACCTCATCGATAA
- a CDS encoding Mut7-C RNAse domain-containing protein: protein MDSIRFIADVHLAKVAKYMRLLGFDTLYFNQIDDSTLLQIAAKEKRYILTKDRGLAQRSDRVYLVKEKEIKGQIYEILRHFAVKQCEPFTRCLVDNALLQPVSKEKIIDRLPQRVIGWCNKFWICPVCGRIYWHGTHFLRMKKFIDEVCGEIQARALVEE, encoded by the coding sequence GTGGATAGTATCCGATTTATAGCCGATGTGCATTTGGCAAAAGTGGCAAAATATATGCGTCTCTTGGGATTTGATACACTCTATTTCAACCAAATAGATGATAGTACATTACTCCAAATTGCTGCGAAGGAAAAGAGATATATCTTGACAAAAGATAGAGGATTAGCGCAGCGTAGTGACAGGGTTTATTTGGTAAAAGAAAAAGAGATAAAAGGGCAAATCTATGAAATATTGCGCCATTTTGCAGTAAAGCAGTGTGAGCCATTTACGAGATGTTTGGTAGATAATGCTCTTTTGCAACCTGTATCAAAAGAAAAAATTATTGATAGACTTCCTCAAAGAGTAATTGGATGGTGTAATAAATTTTGGATATGCCCTGTGTGTGGACGTATTTACTGGCATGGTACCCACTTTTTGAGGATGAAAAAATTTATCGATGAGGTGTGTGGTGAAATTCAGGCACGAGCTCTTGTAGAAGAGTGA
- a CDS encoding GGDEF domain-containing protein, with protein MFKYYAKYFLLYLFIGIILGSLQIYVVMEPIEIFPRYLLLPLLMILLFAYFPARAEYRLQEMREMKKREEHSEKYKETIQSTQRGRLKRDALTGALSKEAFNEIIGLKIIEAKHVSSPLSLILFDIDFFKKINDTYGHIVGDQVLKELSEVVRSNLRESEYFVRWGGEEFIVLLPGTHLNGALMVAEKLRRKVEEYTFPEVEQVTCSFGVTALKNNDTIKSFIVRADEALYEAKNDGRNRVKEKV; from the coding sequence GTGTTCAAATACTATGCGAAATATTTTCTACTCTATCTGTTTATAGGTATTATTCTTGGATCTTTACAAATATATGTGGTTATGGAGCCAATAGAAATATTCCCTCGCTATCTTCTGCTTCCTCTTTTAATGATACTCTTGTTTGCCTATTTTCCAGCAAGAGCAGAATATAGATTGCAAGAGATGAGAGAAATGAAAAAAAGAGAGGAGCATAGTGAAAAATACAAAGAGACAATTCAGTCCACGCAACGAGGAAGACTCAAAAGAGATGCCCTAACAGGGGCACTTAGCAAAGAAGCTTTCAATGAGATAATAGGGCTAAAGATTATCGAAGCAAAACATGTTTCAAGTCCCCTTTCACTTATTCTATTTGATATCGATTTTTTCAAAAAGATCAATGATACATATGGCCATATTGTAGGTGATCAGGTCTTAAAAGAGTTGAGTGAAGTTGTGCGAAGTAATCTGCGTGAATCTGAATATTTTGTACGGTGGGGTGGGGAAGAGTTTATTGTTCTTTTACCAGGAACCCATTTAAATGGTGCTCTTATGGTAGCTGAGAAGCTACGGAGAAAAGTAGAGGAATATACATTTCCTGAAGTTGAACAGGTGACCTGTAGTTTTGGTGTAACAGCACTAAAAAACAATGATACAATAAAAAGCTTCATAGTACGTGCTGATGAGGCTTTGTATGAGGCTAAAAATGATGGGAGAAATAGGGTGAAGGAGAAGGTATAA
- a CDS encoding methyl-accepting chemotaxis protein, whose product MAFKQHRSYETNHEQEEQIAQTQQVIKETPQSVQTSSIGDETVQEELARISQNFMKEIAEGYTAIEELKQTMEQIAAAAEESAGAAEESLSAITQIKENSIMLEKETNKIVGISNDLQEVFLETQESIGDTKNGMEQASGWANNIVQKSQELFETSQEITEAVNIIRNLALIALNAAIEASRVKEEGESFNVMAREIRLVASKSNVYAHKIEQVVDIIKDKVEKSKNDILQVKDEMENSSQKADSSHQKIATMVQTMEQFVNDIDALLQNIQEVVKEIAILHRGAETIASAAEESASAVAQVTSTISMQNTAFSQIEEAAKMIDNLIESMHTNDKEAIKHELATASEELSSSVFELNNSMEQVLEALMQIETAAELAKNDAQTNAQVAQKCLGHIKDGVDKVENIYDEIQNVQKEFQEIIELISNVQNSTKQNYGLANERKNDLQFIKSKILTLSNLIRKIELAIVQVASISINGALEAIRLGEKGKGFREVSNDIRNLAIDSENDLDKIIEIIDEIQDQNDTMLVDINNIILIQDRELNKLEKLKTELSRNMQQLEHVQKTIETFSEATNQMLQALEQSLIASQQIQEAAELSFTNSTQSKEAAQIIKNIANQMQNDINQINLVTQRL is encoded by the coding sequence ATGGCATTTAAACAACATCGAAGTTATGAAACAAATCATGAGCAAGAAGAACAAATAGCACAGACACAGCAGGTAATAAAAGAGACTCCACAATCTGTGCAAACATCATCTATAGGAGATGAAACAGTACAAGAAGAGCTTGCTCGCATCTCACAAAACTTTATGAAAGAGATCGCAGAAGGATACACAGCTATTGAAGAGCTCAAACAGACTATGGAACAGATTGCCGCAGCTGCAGAAGAGAGTGCCGGTGCAGCAGAAGAGAGTCTTAGTGCTATTACGCAAATCAAAGAGAACTCTATAATGCTTGAAAAAGAGACAAATAAAATTGTTGGTATATCAAATGATTTGCAAGAGGTATTTTTAGAGACGCAAGAGAGTATTGGTGATACAAAAAATGGAATGGAGCAAGCCTCTGGGTGGGCCAATAACATTGTACAAAAGAGTCAAGAGCTTTTTGAAACATCGCAAGAGATCACAGAAGCAGTCAATATCATTCGCAATCTTGCCCTCATCGCCCTCAATGCAGCAATTGAAGCAAGTCGTGTAAAAGAAGAGGGAGAGTCATTTAATGTGATGGCACGTGAGATCCGCCTGGTCGCTTCAAAATCGAATGTCTATGCTCATAAGATTGAGCAGGTTGTTGATATTATTAAAGACAAAGTCGAAAAGAGCAAAAACGATATTTTGCAAGTAAAAGATGAGATGGAAAATTCATCCCAAAAAGCTGATAGTTCCCATCAAAAAATAGCTACTATGGTACAAACAATGGAGCAGTTTGTCAACGATATCGATGCACTGCTACAAAATATCCAAGAAGTAGTCAAAGAGATAGCTATATTACACAGAGGAGCAGAAACGATAGCTAGTGCAGCAGAAGAGAGCGCGAGTGCAGTAGCACAAGTCACAAGTACAATCAGTATGCAAAATACCGCTTTTTCTCAGATCGAAGAAGCAGCAAAAATGATAGATAATCTTATAGAGTCTATGCACACAAATGATAAAGAAGCAATAAAGCATGAACTCGCTACCGCCTCAGAAGAGCTTTCCAGCTCTGTTTTTGAACTCAACAACTCTATGGAGCAGGTATTGGAAGCCCTCATGCAGATAGAGACAGCTGCAGAACTTGCTAAAAACGATGCACAAACAAATGCACAAGTTGCCCAAAAATGTCTAGGACACATTAAAGATGGAGTGGATAAAGTAGAAAACATTTATGATGAAATTCAAAATGTACAAAAAGAGTTTCAAGAAATTATAGAACTCATCTCTAATGTACAGAATTCGACAAAACAAAACTATGGTCTTGCCAATGAGCGGAAAAATGATTTACAGTTTATCAAATCAAAAATTTTGACACTGAGTAATCTTATTAGAAAAATAGAGCTTGCAATTGTGCAGGTTGCTAGTATCTCTATTAATGGTGCATTAGAAGCGATAAGACTTGGCGAAAAGGGCAAAGGATTTCGAGAGGTCTCTAACGATATCCGTAATCTCGCTATCGATTCTGAAAACGATCTGGATAAAATTATTGAAATCATCGATGAAATTCAAGATCAAAATGACACAATGCTCGTTGATATAAACAATATTATTCTCATTCAAGATCGAGAGCTCAATAAATTAGAAAAATTAAAAACAGAGCTTTCAAGAAATATGCAACAACTTGAACACGTTCAAAAAACTATTGAAACTTTCTCTGAAGCAACAAACCAGATGCTCCAAGCTCTCGAGCAATCCCTCATAGCATCACAGCAGATACAAGAGGCAGCTGAACTTAGCTTTACAAACTCAACCCAATCAAAAGAAGCAGCGCAAATTATCAAAAATATTGCCAATCAGATGCAAAATGATATAAACCAGATCAATCTTGTTACCCAAAGGCTGTAG
- a CDS encoding metallophosphoesterase gives MRVIIYGDIHGCLNELKLLRKKIGVTKEDIEVSVGDFIGKGQYSKETLCYLQEHSIKAIRGNHEDKFLRYYYHEQRFLTQGIANPMQLSAKEQEIYKSLDKEDFVFLQSLPLFLQFNALTVIHGGILPSTNLAKLDKKSAAQVMRVRYLDVHGRFVALDDADPHIHFWWSELYDGRYGYVVYGHQPFLYPRVDRWSFGIDTGAVYGNRLTAIVFADAKTPFCYELFDVPSQTYAKKSKPWIVSDL, from the coding sequence ATAAGAGTTATTATTTATGGAGATATTCATGGCTGCTTAAATGAACTAAAACTATTACGCAAAAAAATAGGAGTTACAAAAGAGGATATTGAGGTAAGTGTAGGGGATTTTATAGGAAAAGGTCAATACTCCAAAGAGACTCTTTGCTACTTGCAAGAACACTCCATTAAAGCTATAAGAGGAAATCACGAAGATAAATTTTTACGATACTACTATCACGAACAGCGTTTTTTAACTCAAGGGATTGCAAATCCGATGCAGCTCTCTGCCAAAGAGCAAGAGATCTATAAAAGTCTTGATAAAGAGGATTTTGTATTTTTGCAAAGTCTACCACTTTTTCTCCAATTTAATGCATTAACAGTTATACATGGTGGGATTTTGCCATCAACAAATCTTGCAAAGCTTGATAAAAAAAGTGCAGCACAAGTGATGCGTGTGCGTTATCTTGATGTTCATGGAAGATTTGTTGCCCTCGATGATGCTGATCCCCATATACACTTTTGGTGGAGTGAACTCTATGATGGAAGATATGGGTATGTAGTATATGGGCATCAACCCTTCTTATACCCTAGAGTTGATCGCTGGAGCTTTGGCATAGATACTGGAGCAGTATATGGTAATAGACTCACAGCAATTGTTTTTGCTGATGCTAAAACTCCTTTTTGCTATGAGCTTTTTGATGTACCATCTCAAACTTATGCAAAAAAGAGCAAACCGTGGATAGTATCCGATTTATAG
- a CDS encoding RNA recognition motif domain-containing protein — translation MKQIYVGNLPYRSSEEDVRELFAQYGDVNSVKLITDRETGRARGFGFVEMDDSSAQAAIEALDGKEFEGRVLKVNEARPREERPRRTFN, via the coding sequence ATGAAGCAAATTTATGTAGGGAATCTCCCGTACAGATCAAGTGAAGAGGATGTCAGAGAGCTTTTTGCTCAATATGGCGATGTAAATTCTGTTAAGCTTATAACAGATAGAGAAACAGGACGTGCAAGAGGTTTTGGTTTTGTTGAAATGGATGATAGCAGTGCACAAGCAGCTATAGAAGCGCTAGACGGGAAAGAATTTGAAGGAAGAGTTCTAAAAGTAAACGAGGCTCGACCAAGAGAAGAGAGACCTCGAAGAACATTTAACTAA
- a CDS encoding S24 family peptidase, with protein sequence MLGFQEVVERIKDIISKEIGERKIYDKDVAAVLGLTPEHFSMLKRRKRLPLPELLDFCAKRRISINWLLYDQDPASLHKETEKFAYVKYFKEVNASAGGGAFNYELVSQKLFLDEEIVEILGGKKGLQYIQAINVLGDSMEPTLKDGSIAFVDTSQQDIKKGGLFLISTNAGLFIKRIRLRTDKMVELVSDNANYAIEEVEPESVIVVGRVIGSIEKI encoded by the coding sequence ATGCTCGGTTTTCAAGAAGTTGTGGAACGGATAAAGGATATTATCTCAAAAGAGATTGGAGAGAGAAAAATTTATGATAAAGATGTAGCAGCAGTACTCGGTCTTACGCCAGAGCACTTTTCTATGCTCAAAAGAAGAAAGCGATTGCCTTTACCAGAGTTACTTGACTTTTGTGCTAAGAGGCGCATTAGTATCAACTGGCTTCTTTATGATCAAGATCCTGCATCTTTGCATAAAGAGACAGAGAAGTTTGCATATGTGAAATATTTTAAAGAGGTTAATGCAAGTGCTGGGGGAGGGGCTTTTAACTATGAATTGGTTTCACAAAAACTTTTTTTGGATGAAGAGATTGTGGAGATTCTTGGAGGAAAAAAGGGGTTGCAATATATTCAAGCCATCAATGTTTTGGGCGATTCTATGGAACCAACATTGAAAGACGGAAGTATCGCTTTTGTAGATACTTCACAACAAGATATTAAAAAAGGAGGACTTTTTCTCATATCTACAAATGCTGGATTATTTATAAAGAGAATTCGTCTGCGAACCGATAAAATGGTAGAATTAGTTTCTGATAATGCAAATTATGCTATAGAAGAGGTTGAGCCAGAGAGTGTAATAGTAGTAGGCCGTGTTATTGGGAGTATTGAAAAGATCTAA
- a CDS encoding CheR family methyltransferase, producing the protein MNDFDLIKLRDFIAAKTGIFIDDDKLLKIYKRKFEDFIQKQGFEDFESFYHHLVFRKDEYLLQELINLSTVNETYFFREEYQFKTLVEEVVPELDSLRSSRDSINILTAPSSSGEELYSIAIYIMEYTKEFFAKRDFVLIGIDIDSMMIKKARNGVFNQRSISKIPPHLLQKYFIQDGKQYRIIDEIRKGLTFKVVNVMDFYAMKKLGKFDAIFSRNMLIYFDEKTRKEILATYHALLKSHGYLFLGHAEKVPEEMEIFKRVKKGESIIYQKA; encoded by the coding sequence ATGAATGATTTTGATTTGATAAAACTTCGAGATTTTATAGCAGCAAAAACGGGCATTTTTATAGATGATGATAAACTCCTAAAAATCTATAAAAGAAAATTTGAAGATTTTATACAAAAACAGGGCTTTGAAGATTTTGAGAGTTTCTATCACCATCTCGTTTTTAGAAAAGATGAGTATCTACTGCAAGAACTTATCAATCTCTCAACAGTGAATGAGACCTATTTCTTTCGTGAAGAGTATCAATTTAAAACTCTCGTGGAAGAGGTTGTGCCAGAACTTGATTCTTTACGCTCATCTCGTGATTCAATTAATATTTTGACAGCTCCTAGCTCTTCAGGTGAGGAGCTATACTCTATTGCAATCTACATTATGGAGTATACTAAAGAGTTTTTTGCAAAGAGAGACTTTGTGCTTATTGGTATAGATATTGACTCTATGATGATAAAAAAAGCTCGAAATGGCGTTTTTAATCAAAGAAGTATCAGTAAGATCCCTCCTCATCTATTGCAAAAATATTTCATACAAGATGGCAAGCAATATAGAATTATTGATGAAATTCGTAAAGGGCTTACTTTTAAAGTTGTGAATGTGATGGACTTTTATGCTATGAAAAAACTAGGAAAGTTTGATGCTATCTTTTCACGCAACATGCTTATCTATTTTGATGAAAAGACACGTAAAGAGATATTAGCAACGTATCATGCTCTCTTAAAATCTCATGGATATCTCTTTTTGGGACATGCCGAAAAGGTCCCAGAAGAGATGGAGATTTTTAAAAGGGTGAAAAAAGGAGAGAGTATCATTTATCAAAAAGCCTAA